A window of Tripterygium wilfordii isolate XIE 37 chromosome 7, ASM1340144v1, whole genome shotgun sequence contains these coding sequences:
- the LOC120001264 gene encoding auxin-responsive protein SAUR50-like, with amino-acid sequence MQNMANKQGNGTKVAPKGHFVVYVGDELERFEVPLSHLKNPTFKKLLERAAEEFGFNNHGGIVLPCDEATFHIMVSDIAENEGA; translated from the coding sequence ATGCAAAACATGGCAAATAAACAAGGGAACGGCACCAAGGTAGCTCCAAAGGGACACTTTGTGGTGTATGTGGGCGATGAgctggagagatttgaggttCCATTATCTCACTTGAAGAATCCTACTTTCAAGAAACTACTAGAGAGAGCTGCAGAGGAGTTCGGATTTAATAACCATGGTGGTATTGTCCTTCCTTGTGATGAAGCAACCTTCCACATCATGGTCTCAGATATTGCAGAAAATGAGGGTGCATAG
- the LOC120001207 gene encoding general transcription and DNA repair factor IIH subunit TFB4, translated as MASAPSKLYADDASLLMVLLDTNPFFWSTSSLAFSQFLSHVLSFLNSILLLNQLNQVVVIATGYSSCGYIYDSSSATNMSNENGGMPALYSSLLWSLEEFLNKDEQLSKGEPEGKIASSLLSGSLSLAVCYIQRVFRSGPLHPQPRILCLQGSPDGPEQYVAIMNAIFSAQRSMVPIDSCCVGAHNSAFLQQASYITGGVYVKPQHLDGLFQYLTTVFATDLHSRCFLQLPRPVGVDFRASCFCHKNTIDMGYICSVCLSIFCKHHKKCSTCGSVFGQAQAKSDVASASDRKRKTPEA; from the exons ATGGCTTCAGCCCCATCAAAGCTTTATGCAG ATGATGCTAGCCTTTTAATGGTTCTGTTAGACACAAATCCATTCTTCTGGAGCACATCATCTCTTGCTTTCTCTCAGTTTCTTTCTCAT GTTCTTTCATTTCTAAACTCGATCTTGCTCTTAAATCAACTTAACCAAGTGGTAGTTATTGCCACGGGATACAGCTCCTGTGGTTATATCTATGATTCATCTTCAGCAACGAATATGAGCAATGAAAATGGGGGAATGCCGGCCCTCTATTCCAGTTTGTTGTGGAGTTTGGAGGAGTTTCTTAACAAAGATGAGCAATTGAGTAAGGGAGAGCCTGAGGGGAAGATTGCATCTTCGCTGCTGTCTGGATCACTTTCCTTAGCAGTTTGCT ATATACAGAGGGTTTTCCGTTCTGGACCACTCCATCCACAGCCTCGA ATTCTGTGTTTGCAGGGATCTCCTGATGGGCCGGAGCA aTATGTGGCAATAATGAATGCAATATTCTCTGCACAACGTTCTATG GTTCCCATAGATTCTTGCTGTGTAGGTGCTCATAATTCTGCCTTCCTGCAACAG GCTTCTTACATAACGGGTGGTGTATATGTAAAGCCCCAACACTTGGATGGATTGTTTCAATACTTAACG ACAGTTTTTGCTACTGATTTGCATTCACGCTGTTTTTTACAACTTCCAAGACCTGTTGGTGTTGATTTCAGGGCCTC GTGTTTCTGCCATAAAAACACAATTGACATGGGCTACATATGTTCTGTTTGCTTGTCCATATTCTGTAAGCATCATAAGAAATGCTCAACCTGTGG GTCAGTGTTTGGTCAGGCTCAGGCCAAATCAGATGTTGCCTCAGCATCTGATCGAAAGAGAAAGACCCCAGAAGCATGA
- the LOC120001209 gene encoding defensin-like protein 1: protein MEMKLFKLFFVLLFLLASQEMVVPGEARVCLSPSHKFHGTCVRGHNCAEICRTEGFSGGDCHGFRRRCMCSRRC from the exons atGGAGATGAAGTTGTTCAAGCTCTTCTTTGTGCTGCTCTTCCTCTTGGCTTCTc aagaGATGGTGGTGCCTGGGGAGGCAAGGGTTTGTCTGTCACCGAGCCACAAGTTTCACGGGACTTGCGTTAGAGGGCACAACTGTGCAGAGATTTGTAGGACTGAAGGCTTCAGTGGAGGCGACTGCCATGGATTCCGTCGCCGCTGCATGTGCTCTAGGCGCTGttag
- the LOC120001208 gene encoding auxin-responsive protein SAUR50-like has protein sequence MQNMAKKQGNGTKVAPKGHFVVYVGDELKRFVVPLSHLKSPTFKKLLERAAEEFGFSNHGRIVLPCDEAAFYIMVSDIAENEGA, from the coding sequence ATGCAAAACATGGCAAAGAAACAAGGGAACGGCACCAAGGTAGCTCCAAAGGGACACTTTGTTGTGTATGTGGGCGATGAGCTGAAGAGATTTGTGGTTCCATTATCTCACTTGAAGAGTCCTACTTTCAAGAAACTACTAGAGAGAGCTGCAGAGGAGTTCGGATTTAGTAACCATGGCCGCATTGTCCTTCCCTGTGATGAAGCAGCCTTCTACATCATGGTCTCAGATATTGCAGAAAATGAGGGTGCATAA